The following coding sequences lie in one Rutidosis leptorrhynchoides isolate AG116_Rl617_1_P2 chromosome 4, CSIRO_AGI_Rlap_v1, whole genome shotgun sequence genomic window:
- the LOC139841252 gene encoding uncharacterized protein, with translation MGIKALKVSVDSQLVSNQMNGTFEARDPAMQKYLKLAEDMAKKFERFSITQVPRSMNKKADALSKLATSMFSHFTKDIWVEVLSQKSTDVVQEVAPIDEVDTWMSPIIMYLKHGTLPIDGVAARKIRMKAPSYTLRDGIMFKKSFTALLLRCVGPNEAETIIREVHEGTCGMHAGFRTVMGKIMRLGYFWQSMYRDTEEIIKAFASCQRHTP, from the exons ATGGGGATAAAAGCCCTCAAAGTCTCGGTTGATTCTCAGCTTGTATCGAATCAAATGAATGGGACGTTTGAAGCTAGGGATCCAGCTATGCAGAAATATCTAAAGTTGGCAGAAGACATGGCCAAAAAATTTGAACGTTTCTCAATCACACAAGTGCCACGGTCTATGAACAAGAAGGCCGATGCGCTAAGTAAACTTGCCACAAGCATGTTCAGCCACTTCACCAAGGACATTTGGGTGGAAGTCCTAAGTCAAAAATCTACTGACGTGGTACAG GAAGTCGCTCCCATTGATGAGGTTGATACATGGATGAGTCCAATCATCATGTATCTCAAGCACGGTACGCTACCAATTGATGGGGTGGCGGCAAGGAAAATTCGAATGAAAGCACCCTCGTACACGCTAAGGGATGGTATCATGTTTAAAAAATCTTTTACCGCACTGTTATTAAGATGCGTCGGTCCAAATGAGGCGGAAACAATCATAAGGGAAGTACATGAGGGGACTTGTGGTATGCACGCAGGGTTCAGAACCGTTATGGGAAAGATAATGCGGTTGGGGTATTTTTGGCAGTCGATGTATCGTGACACAGAAGAGATTATCAAAGCGTTCGCTTCGTGCCAACGTCACACTCCATAA